The proteins below are encoded in one region of Oncorhynchus gorbuscha isolate QuinsamMale2020 ecotype Even-year linkage group LG01, OgorEven_v1.0, whole genome shotgun sequence:
- the LOC124046401 gene encoding A-kinase anchor protein 11-like isoform X1, with product MDACARIRGVPLRTRASIRKETVRDSGPQCVKSLLRSRKELCSMGLELQTRDTPRLTEINFVCLPGLSEGEDLTLQALSSLPGDLAELLRSPHVTSLRNEEVLLLKDSRKPADRRDSTTQQCSIKAVCVVRHSSSPSQAIVGVLVGLLGRYAAGVRYALELQALHRGTAEPCQPEDDDTNQSVSSIEDDFVTALEHLEEEATGENNNADDSYLHGNHRDVASQTVPAHKRDKDLSGSRIIISSSHRMSSTNRRPPPEVSITVQCSRRADSQWTLCSPRARLPSPTRPVSESEESDGSSPSPIIFLDEVGYQKSLKATLDIPQIPGGPTDRVEDSDSEVSEFFDSFDQFDELSSESCTLTLPLDPTSSVIITGPDQKKKYSGTGKSGSKNVSRSCSTMNPHRFDQRTLPANVKKPTPLRSPLPLGSPYGSPDSPRPARTSCEEGGGPLFSPVSSSAFSPLGDGALDYFWKTEGDGGDESELKKPQDLCSLYKTYSDFASSLSKEILGSVCGYQSPVDLNDNKNLSCVCHKEFQNQSGHVMKLSEIQETVTVSKLQQKHQSLKDGIQRFATDLVEMSLGSALRDLQKGVSSCTTTLCHLAARLTSSVFQMAFQEIGMRRAYVLKERAINGLAGFLVGEAVSGALKDFLTVKKQMFNSTVTQFATDLAEELVYEGMMEVCQFSHPSTPLTPSDWSFSVGEEDDEEVVSSYASDLSESVLQEAFIELSQADVAFTTQAAISVSLDNIFNVSTDETHTTCSTAADHQPNPAKEGPGPSGEDGCTVKKALFCVSGMASCVPVPQAGQALFHDSEEICQCKISLAHTSQTSPKRSCSSESRMVTTAASDAAAATQTDLLPKTPFHNFSGNMVDMIVSEACELMTATKMKKKVEDCADFLSKAIVGQGPPSRQEGTVTDQTSHSSLHPHSQNPGRVTCESGSRTSRAVSETRPVMMKDTLEIPGLEMDSREGRKMASGEEMVPGTGCKSSGTPGTPPSTPQHPNKVSQEKQIKQFSKKLKGKLAKEFSPATPPPTPHYQPGPEPKESPSEMDKADFMLKLMRSLSEEADGNEEEEGGVEGLNSGTETGNCPQPELNLLVGGHKMADKGALHYAERLACHIVSMATEMDTLGGVEDRGRRKVEERRESVAQFSEQTLNTLWIYAGEVAGEVISDVKRIMGSGQCRQISVKRASQDWSGECPHHHNQLQPSEHSRGCRVGHLAEQWSGDLLSSVLHPSISTSTASSGLSSDYPSCESVTDEYAGYLIRLLKKEGGSRELVLDQYASRLAYRSIKLGLAHAARNMKKRPSSSRHHSSRRLHQDGCRGPNAELSVPRDEAGRVGSPSSDSDDGSQREYMELVNFAESLAYNITCDVTRKLCVSSDRLPKSLTDSCLYQKFKLEDMAENLIRNSFSCPLLTNEGKSRQYHSTGCLDDGGYSSGVMQVMEHYARKIVDDTLEMGLASAGHPAQQGPDRHAHSERPSEGGAVGSVLGETTCRYCQVIECPFCSWPSRQYILGAGAGQRRRPDGEVGVCGLEIPEIHIDLDRRTVFAEEIVTTAMEGAKRELSNTSLNADSGIGHDGPSFAETLTAEIMTSALSNACQTANLSSPGREATESTVSQQLSLSVGDDSLGSWSNLSFEDEHPDETSSFLHLSDSNGNSSSWSSLGLEGEMYEEHLSFSPSDSDCTEDKELETKDESCGSVRVDRGQAQAHRLLLVVNSELREITSDPQHMTFDPQLRSMLQWVAASIADLPMVQLGHSGSWDLQQLPAVVQRLKEREWRVGELLQALLRYCEETFTPPQSESREETPQAGRALHHTPLFQWLLEHA from the exons ATGGACGCCTGTGCCCGTATCCGAGGAGTTCCTCTCAGGACCAGAGCCTCCATCAGGaaagag ACGGTGCGTGACAGTGGGCCTCAGTGTGTGAAGAGCCTTCTGAGGAGCAGGAAGGAGCTGTGCAGCATGGGACTGGAGCTACAGACCAGAGACACACCACGCCTGACTGAG ATCAATTTTGTGTGTTTGCCTGGCCTCTCTGAAGGGGAGGATCTAACTCTACAG gccctgtcctctctcccagggGACCTGGCGGAGCTCCTGAGGTCTCCCCACGTTACCAGCCTGAGGAATGAAGAGGTTCTGCTGCTGAAGGACAGCAGGAAACCAGCCGACAGGAGGGACTCTACTACACAG cagtgcTCGATAAAGGCGGTGTGTGTTGTAAGGCACAGCTCCAGCCCGAGTCAGGCCATTGTTGGTGTGTTGGTGGGCCTGCTGGGGCGTTATGCTGCGGGGGTCCGTTATGCCCTGGAGCTCCAGGCCCTCCACAGGGGCACGGCAGAACCCTGCCAGCCCGAGGACGATGACACCAACCAGTCTGTGTCTTCTATCGAAGATGACTTTGTCACTGCTCTGGAACACCTAGAAGAGGAGGCCACTGGAGAGAATAACAACG ccgATGACTCTTATCTCCATGGAAACCACCGTGATGTGGCCTCCCAGACAGTCCCTGCCCACAAGAGAGACAAGGACCTATCAGGCTCCAGGATCATAATCAGCTCTTCCCACAGGATGTCCTCAACCAATCGTAGGCCTCCTCCAGAGGTGTCCATTACCGTACAGTGCTCCAGAAGGGCAGATTCCCAGTGGACCCTCTGCAGCCCTAGAGCCCGGCTCCCCTCCCCCACACGTCCTGTCAGCGAATCAGAGGAGTCGGACGGGTCCAGCCCTAGTCCAATCATCTTCCTAGATGAGGTTGGCTACCAGAAAAGTCTCAAAGCGACACTGGACATCCCTCAGATCCCCGGGGGGCCGACGGACAGGGTGGAGGACTCTGACTCTGAGGTCAGCGAGTTCTTCGACAGCTTTGACCAGTTTGACGAGCTGAGCTCAGAGAGCTGTACACTCACCTTGCCTTTAGACCCGACTTCCTCTGTTATCATTACCGGCCCAGACCAGAAGAAGAAGTACTCTGGTACTGGCAAGTCAGGGTCCAAGAATGTGTCCCGAAGCTGTTCCACCATGAACCCTCACCGGTTTGACCAGCGCACCCTCCCTGCAAATGTGAAGAAGCCCACCCCACTCAGAAGTCCCCTCCCCCTTGGCTCTCCGTATGGATCCCCTGACTCCCCCCGGCCGGCCCGGACCTCCTGTGAGGAAGGTGGAGGTCCTCTGTTTAGCCCCGTTAGCTCCTCAGCCTTCAGCCCACTCGGAGATGGAGCTCTCGATTACTTCtggaagacagagggagatggcGGAGATGAATCAGAGCTAAAGAAACCCCAGGACCTGTGTTCTCTCTACAAGACTTACTCAGACTTTGCCAGCAGTCTGTCCAAGGAGATCCTGGGCTCCGTGTGTGGATACCAGTCTCCCGTGGACCTCAACGACAACAAGAACCTGAGCTGTGTCTGTCACAAGGAGTTCCAGAACCAGTCTGGACACGTCATGAAGCTGTCTGAGATCCAGGAGACGGTGACTGTCTCCAAGCTGCAGCAGAAGCACCAGTCTCTGAAGGACGGCATACAGAGGTTCGCTACAGACTTGGTAGAGATGAGTCTGGGCAGCGCTCTGAGAGACCTGCAGAAGGGAGTGTCCTCTTGCACCACCACCCTCTGCCACCTGGCTGCCAGACTCACCTCGTCTGTCTTCCAGATGGCCTTCCAGGAGATCGGCATGCGCCGCGCCTACGTCCTGAAGGAACGGGCCATCAACGGGCTGGCTGGGTTCCTGGTGGGAGAGGCAGTGTCGGGCGCTCTGAAGGACTTCCTGACCGTGAAGAAGCAGATGTTCAACAGCACCGTGACTCAGTTTGCCACCGACCTGGCGGAGGAACTAGTATATGAGGGGATGATGGAAGTGTGTCAGTtctcccacccctccacccccctcacCCCCAGTGACTGGTCCTTCAGCGTGGGGGAGGAGGACGATGAGGAGGTGGTGTCCTCCTATGCCTCGGACCTCTCTGAGTCTGTCCTCCAGGAGGCTTTCATCGAACTATCCCAGGCTGATGTGGCCTTCACCACCCAAGCAGCCATCAGTGTCTCTCTGGACAACATATTCAACGTCAGCACTGACGAAACACACACTACCTGCAGTACTGCTGCTGACCACCAGCCTAACCCTGCCAAGGAAGGCCCAGGTCCATCAGGGGAGGATGGCTGTACTGTGAAGAAGGCTCTGTTCTGTGTGTCTGGGATGGCCAGCTGTGTACCTGTCCCCCAGGCAGGCCAGGCCCTCTTCCACGACTCAGAAGAGATCTGCCAGTGTAAGATCAGCCTGGCCCACACCTCCCAAACCAGCCCCAAGAGGAGCTGCAGCTCAGAGAGCAGAATGGTGACCACAGCCGcctctgatgctgctgctgccacaCAGACTGACCTGCTGCCAAAGACCCCCTTTCACAACTTCTCTGGCAACATGGTGGATATGATAGTGAGTGAAGCGTGTGAGCTGATGACTGCCACAAAGATGAAGAAGAAGGTGGAGGACTGTGCTGACTTCCTTTCTAAAGCCATTGTTGGTCAGGGACCTCCATCCAGACAGGAGGGTACTGTCACTGACCagacctcccactcctctctccaccctcattCTCAGAACCCAGGGAGAGTGACCTGTGAGTCAGGCTCCAGGACCAGCAGAGCTGTCTCAGAGACCCGGCCTGTGATGATGAAGGACACTCTAGAGATTCCAGGGTTGGAGATGGACAGCCGGGAAGGCAGGAAGATGGCCTCCGGTGAGGAGATGGTTCCCGGCACTGGTTGCAAGTCCAGCGGGACCCCTGGTacgcccccctccaccccccagcATCCCAACAAGGTGTCCCAGGAGAAGCAGATCAAGCAGTTCTCCAAGAAGCTGAAGGGCAAACTGGCCAAGGAGTTCTCTCCCGCcacccctcctcccaccccacaCTACCAGCCAGGGCCTGAGCCCAAAGAGTCTCCCTCTGAGATGGACAAGGCTGACTTCATGCTCAAACTGATGAGGTCTCTGTCTGAGGAGGCAGACgggaatgaggaagaggagggtggagtagAAGGGCTTAACTCTGGAACCGAGACAGGAAACTGTCCGCAGCCAGAACTCAACCTATTGGTTGGAGGACACAAGATGGCCGACAAGGGAGCCCTCCATTATGCAGAGCGCCTGGCGTGCCACATCGTCTCCATGGCGACAGAGATGGACACtctgggaggagtggaggatagaggtaggaggaaggtggaggagagaagagaaagcgtGGCCCAGTTCTCGGAGCAGACCCTGAACACGCTGTGGATCTACGCTGGCGAGGTCGCGGGAGAGGTGATCAGTGACGTGAAGAGGATAATGGGGTCAGGACAGTGTCGTCAAATATCAGTCAAACGAGCCAGCCAGGACTGGTCAGGGGAATGCCCTCACCACCACAACCAACTCCAGCCCAGTGAACACAGCAGGGGCTGCAGAGTGGGTCATCTGGCTGAACAGTGGTCTggtgacctcctctcctctgtcctccacccgtCAATTTCCACATCTACTGCCAGCTCTGGCCTGTCCTCTGACTACCCCAGCTGTGAAAGTGTGACAGATGAGTATGCTGGCTACCTCATCAGGCTGCtgaagaaagagggaggcagcAGGGAGCTGGTCCTGGATCAGTATGCCAGCCGCCTGGCCTATCGCTCCATCAAGCTGGGCCTGGCCCATGCTGCCCGCAACATGAAGAAGAGACCCTCCTCCTCcaggcaccactcctccaggagGCTCCACCAGGATGGCTGCAGGGGGCCCAACGCTGAGCTGTCTGTACCCAGGGATGAAGCAGGGAGAGTGGGATCTCCTTCCAGCGACTCTGATGATGGGAGCCAGAGGGAGTACATGGAGCTGGTGAACTTCGCAGAGTCGTTGGCGTACAACATCACCTGTGACGTCACACGCAAACTCTGTGTGTCGTCAGACCGACTACCCAAGTCCCTGACTGACTCGTGTCTGTATCAGAAATTCAAGCTGGAGGACATGGCAGAGAACCTGATCAGGAATTCCTTTTCATGCCCCCTGCTGACCAACGAGGGAAAGAGCAGGCAGTACCACAGCACAGGCTGCCTGGACGACGGAGGCTACAGCAGTGGAGTCATGCAG GTCATGGAGCACTATGCCAGGAAGATAGTGGACGACACGCTGGAGATGGGCCTGGCCTCGGCCGGACACCCAGCCCAACAGGGTCCAGACAGACACGCCCACTCTGAGAGACCGTCTGAGGGGGGAGCAGTGGGCTCTGTGCTGGGGGAGACAACCTGCCGATACTGCCAG GTCATCGAGTGTCCGTTCTGCTCGTGGCCTAGCAGGCAGTACATCCTTGGGGCAGGAGCAGGCCAGAGGAGGAGGCCAGACGGGGAGGTGGGGGTGTGTGGCCTTGAGATCCCTGAGATCCACATCGATCTGGACCGCAGGACAGTGTTCGCAGAGGAGATCGTCACTACGGCAATGGAGGGGGCGAAACGAGAGCTGAGCAACACCAGCCTGAATGCTGACAGCGGGATCGGACACGACGGGCCAAGCTTTGCCGAGACTCTGACCGCAGAAATCATGACGTCCGCGCTGTCCAACGCATGCCAGACTGCCAACCTCAG CTCTCCAGGCAGGGAGGCCACAGAGTCCACGGTGTCCCAGCAGCTCAGTCTGAGTGTGGGAGATGACAGTCTGGGCAGCTGGTCCAACCTTAGCTTTGAGGACGAGCACCCCGACGAGACCAGCAGCTTCCTGCACCTCAGCGACAG
- the LOC124046401 gene encoding A-kinase anchor protein 11-like isoform X2, with amino-acid sequence MDACARIRGVPLRTRASIRKETVRDSGPQCVKSLLRSRKELCSMGLELQTRDTPRLTEINFVCLPGLSEGEDLTLQALSSLPGDLAELLRSPHVTSLRNEEVLLLKDSRKPADRRDSTTQQCSIKAVCVVRHSSSPSQAIVGVLVGLLGRYAAGVRYALELQALHRGTAEPCQPEDDDTNQSVSSIEDDFVTALEHLEEEATGENNNADDSYLHGNHRDVASQTVPAHKRDKDLSGSRIIISSSHRMSSTNRRPPPEVSITVQCSRRADSQWTLCSPRARLPSPTRPVSESEESDGSSPSPIIFLDEVGYQKSLKATLDIPQIPGGPTDRVEDSDSEVSEFFDSFDQFDELSSESCTLTLPLDPTSSVIITGPDQKKKYSGTGKSGSKNVSRSCSTMNPHRFDQRTLPANVKKPTPLRSPLPLGSPYGSPDSPRPARTSCEEGGGPLFSPVSSSAFSPLGDGALDYFWKTEGDGGDESELKKPQDLCSLYKTYSDFASSLSKEILGSVCGYQSPVDLNDNKNLSCVCHKEFQNQSGHVMKLSEIQETVTVSKLQQKHQSLKDGIQRFATDLVEMSLGSALRDLQKGVSSCTTTLCHLAARLTSSVFQMAFQEIGMRRAYVLKERAINGLAGFLVGEAVSGALKDFLTVKKQMFNSTVTQFATDLAEELVYEGMMEVCQFSHPSTPLTPSDWSFSVGEEDDEEVVSSYASDLSESVLQEAFIELSQADVAFTTQAAISVSLDNIFNVSTDETHTTCSTAADHQPNPAKEGPGPSGEDGCTVKKALFCVSGMASCVPVPQAGQALFHDSEEICQCKISLAHTSQTSPKRSCSSESRMVTTAASDAAAATQTDLLPKTPFHNFSGNMVDMIVSEACELMTATKMKKKVEDCADFLSKAIVGQGPPSRQEGTVTDQTSHSSLHPHSQNPGRVTCESGSRTSRAVSETRPVMMKDTLEIPGLEMDSREGRKMASGEEMVPGTGCKSSGTPGTPPSTPQHPNKVSQEKQIKQFSKKLKGKLAKEFSPATPPPTPHYQPGPEPKESPSEMDKADFMLKLMRSLSEEADGNEEEEGGVEGLNSGTETGNCPQPELNLLVGGHKMADKGALHYAERLACHIVSMATEMDTLGGVEDRGRRKVEERRESVAQFSEQTLNTLWIYAGEVAGEVISDVKRIMGSGQCRQISVKRASQDWSGECPHHHNQLQPSEHSRGCRVGHLAEQWSGDLLSSVLHPSISTSTASSGLSSDYPSCESVTDEYAGYLIRLLKKEGGSRELVLDQYASRLAYRSIKLGLAHAARNMKKRPSSSRHHSSRRLHQDGCRGPNAELSVPRDEAGRVGSPSSDSDDGSQREYMELVNFAESLAYNITCDVTRKLCVSSDRLPKSLTDSCLYQKFKLEDMAENLIRNSFSCPLLTNEGKSRQYHSTGCLDDGGYSSGVMQVMEHYARKIVDDTLEMGLASAGHPAQQGPDRHAHSERPSEGGAVGSVLGETTCRYCQVIECPFCSWPSRQYILGAGAGQRRRPDGEVGVCGLEIPEIHIDLDRRTVFAEEIVTTAMEGAKRELSNTSLNADSGIGHDGPSFAETLTAEIMTSALSNACQTANLSSPGREATESTVSQQLSLSVGDDSLGSWSNLSFEDEHPDETSSFLHLSDSDCTEDKELETKDESCGSVRVDRGQAQAHRLLLVVNSELREITSDPQHMTFDPQLRSMLQWVAASIADLPMVQLGHSGSWDLQQLPAVVQRLKEREWRVGELLQALLRYCEETFTPPQSESREETPQAGRALHHTPLFQWLLEHA; translated from the exons ATGGACGCCTGTGCCCGTATCCGAGGAGTTCCTCTCAGGACCAGAGCCTCCATCAGGaaagag ACGGTGCGTGACAGTGGGCCTCAGTGTGTGAAGAGCCTTCTGAGGAGCAGGAAGGAGCTGTGCAGCATGGGACTGGAGCTACAGACCAGAGACACACCACGCCTGACTGAG ATCAATTTTGTGTGTTTGCCTGGCCTCTCTGAAGGGGAGGATCTAACTCTACAG gccctgtcctctctcccagggGACCTGGCGGAGCTCCTGAGGTCTCCCCACGTTACCAGCCTGAGGAATGAAGAGGTTCTGCTGCTGAAGGACAGCAGGAAACCAGCCGACAGGAGGGACTCTACTACACAG cagtgcTCGATAAAGGCGGTGTGTGTTGTAAGGCACAGCTCCAGCCCGAGTCAGGCCATTGTTGGTGTGTTGGTGGGCCTGCTGGGGCGTTATGCTGCGGGGGTCCGTTATGCCCTGGAGCTCCAGGCCCTCCACAGGGGCACGGCAGAACCCTGCCAGCCCGAGGACGATGACACCAACCAGTCTGTGTCTTCTATCGAAGATGACTTTGTCACTGCTCTGGAACACCTAGAAGAGGAGGCCACTGGAGAGAATAACAACG ccgATGACTCTTATCTCCATGGAAACCACCGTGATGTGGCCTCCCAGACAGTCCCTGCCCACAAGAGAGACAAGGACCTATCAGGCTCCAGGATCATAATCAGCTCTTCCCACAGGATGTCCTCAACCAATCGTAGGCCTCCTCCAGAGGTGTCCATTACCGTACAGTGCTCCAGAAGGGCAGATTCCCAGTGGACCCTCTGCAGCCCTAGAGCCCGGCTCCCCTCCCCCACACGTCCTGTCAGCGAATCAGAGGAGTCGGACGGGTCCAGCCCTAGTCCAATCATCTTCCTAGATGAGGTTGGCTACCAGAAAAGTCTCAAAGCGACACTGGACATCCCTCAGATCCCCGGGGGGCCGACGGACAGGGTGGAGGACTCTGACTCTGAGGTCAGCGAGTTCTTCGACAGCTTTGACCAGTTTGACGAGCTGAGCTCAGAGAGCTGTACACTCACCTTGCCTTTAGACCCGACTTCCTCTGTTATCATTACCGGCCCAGACCAGAAGAAGAAGTACTCTGGTACTGGCAAGTCAGGGTCCAAGAATGTGTCCCGAAGCTGTTCCACCATGAACCCTCACCGGTTTGACCAGCGCACCCTCCCTGCAAATGTGAAGAAGCCCACCCCACTCAGAAGTCCCCTCCCCCTTGGCTCTCCGTATGGATCCCCTGACTCCCCCCGGCCGGCCCGGACCTCCTGTGAGGAAGGTGGAGGTCCTCTGTTTAGCCCCGTTAGCTCCTCAGCCTTCAGCCCACTCGGAGATGGAGCTCTCGATTACTTCtggaagacagagggagatggcGGAGATGAATCAGAGCTAAAGAAACCCCAGGACCTGTGTTCTCTCTACAAGACTTACTCAGACTTTGCCAGCAGTCTGTCCAAGGAGATCCTGGGCTCCGTGTGTGGATACCAGTCTCCCGTGGACCTCAACGACAACAAGAACCTGAGCTGTGTCTGTCACAAGGAGTTCCAGAACCAGTCTGGACACGTCATGAAGCTGTCTGAGATCCAGGAGACGGTGACTGTCTCCAAGCTGCAGCAGAAGCACCAGTCTCTGAAGGACGGCATACAGAGGTTCGCTACAGACTTGGTAGAGATGAGTCTGGGCAGCGCTCTGAGAGACCTGCAGAAGGGAGTGTCCTCTTGCACCACCACCCTCTGCCACCTGGCTGCCAGACTCACCTCGTCTGTCTTCCAGATGGCCTTCCAGGAGATCGGCATGCGCCGCGCCTACGTCCTGAAGGAACGGGCCATCAACGGGCTGGCTGGGTTCCTGGTGGGAGAGGCAGTGTCGGGCGCTCTGAAGGACTTCCTGACCGTGAAGAAGCAGATGTTCAACAGCACCGTGACTCAGTTTGCCACCGACCTGGCGGAGGAACTAGTATATGAGGGGATGATGGAAGTGTGTCAGTtctcccacccctccacccccctcacCCCCAGTGACTGGTCCTTCAGCGTGGGGGAGGAGGACGATGAGGAGGTGGTGTCCTCCTATGCCTCGGACCTCTCTGAGTCTGTCCTCCAGGAGGCTTTCATCGAACTATCCCAGGCTGATGTGGCCTTCACCACCCAAGCAGCCATCAGTGTCTCTCTGGACAACATATTCAACGTCAGCACTGACGAAACACACACTACCTGCAGTACTGCTGCTGACCACCAGCCTAACCCTGCCAAGGAAGGCCCAGGTCCATCAGGGGAGGATGGCTGTACTGTGAAGAAGGCTCTGTTCTGTGTGTCTGGGATGGCCAGCTGTGTACCTGTCCCCCAGGCAGGCCAGGCCCTCTTCCACGACTCAGAAGAGATCTGCCAGTGTAAGATCAGCCTGGCCCACACCTCCCAAACCAGCCCCAAGAGGAGCTGCAGCTCAGAGAGCAGAATGGTGACCACAGCCGcctctgatgctgctgctgccacaCAGACTGACCTGCTGCCAAAGACCCCCTTTCACAACTTCTCTGGCAACATGGTGGATATGATAGTGAGTGAAGCGTGTGAGCTGATGACTGCCACAAAGATGAAGAAGAAGGTGGAGGACTGTGCTGACTTCCTTTCTAAAGCCATTGTTGGTCAGGGACCTCCATCCAGACAGGAGGGTACTGTCACTGACCagacctcccactcctctctccaccctcattCTCAGAACCCAGGGAGAGTGACCTGTGAGTCAGGCTCCAGGACCAGCAGAGCTGTCTCAGAGACCCGGCCTGTGATGATGAAGGACACTCTAGAGATTCCAGGGTTGGAGATGGACAGCCGGGAAGGCAGGAAGATGGCCTCCGGTGAGGAGATGGTTCCCGGCACTGGTTGCAAGTCCAGCGGGACCCCTGGTacgcccccctccaccccccagcATCCCAACAAGGTGTCCCAGGAGAAGCAGATCAAGCAGTTCTCCAAGAAGCTGAAGGGCAAACTGGCCAAGGAGTTCTCTCCCGCcacccctcctcccaccccacaCTACCAGCCAGGGCCTGAGCCCAAAGAGTCTCCCTCTGAGATGGACAAGGCTGACTTCATGCTCAAACTGATGAGGTCTCTGTCTGAGGAGGCAGACgggaatgaggaagaggagggtggagtagAAGGGCTTAACTCTGGAACCGAGACAGGAAACTGTCCGCAGCCAGAACTCAACCTATTGGTTGGAGGACACAAGATGGCCGACAAGGGAGCCCTCCATTATGCAGAGCGCCTGGCGTGCCACATCGTCTCCATGGCGACAGAGATGGACACtctgggaggagtggaggatagaggtaggaggaaggtggaggagagaagagaaagcgtGGCCCAGTTCTCGGAGCAGACCCTGAACACGCTGTGGATCTACGCTGGCGAGGTCGCGGGAGAGGTGATCAGTGACGTGAAGAGGATAATGGGGTCAGGACAGTGTCGTCAAATATCAGTCAAACGAGCCAGCCAGGACTGGTCAGGGGAATGCCCTCACCACCACAACCAACTCCAGCCCAGTGAACACAGCAGGGGCTGCAGAGTGGGTCATCTGGCTGAACAGTGGTCTggtgacctcctctcctctgtcctccacccgtCAATTTCCACATCTACTGCCAGCTCTGGCCTGTCCTCTGACTACCCCAGCTGTGAAAGTGTGACAGATGAGTATGCTGGCTACCTCATCAGGCTGCtgaagaaagagggaggcagcAGGGAGCTGGTCCTGGATCAGTATGCCAGCCGCCTGGCCTATCGCTCCATCAAGCTGGGCCTGGCCCATGCTGCCCGCAACATGAAGAAGAGACCCTCCTCCTCcaggcaccactcctccaggagGCTCCACCAGGATGGCTGCAGGGGGCCCAACGCTGAGCTGTCTGTACCCAGGGATGAAGCAGGGAGAGTGGGATCTCCTTCCAGCGACTCTGATGATGGGAGCCAGAGGGAGTACATGGAGCTGGTGAACTTCGCAGAGTCGTTGGCGTACAACATCACCTGTGACGTCACACGCAAACTCTGTGTGTCGTCAGACCGACTACCCAAGTCCCTGACTGACTCGTGTCTGTATCAGAAATTCAAGCTGGAGGACATGGCAGAGAACCTGATCAGGAATTCCTTTTCATGCCCCCTGCTGACCAACGAGGGAAAGAGCAGGCAGTACCACAGCACAGGCTGCCTGGACGACGGAGGCTACAGCAGTGGAGTCATGCAG GTCATGGAGCACTATGCCAGGAAGATAGTGGACGACACGCTGGAGATGGGCCTGGCCTCGGCCGGACACCCAGCCCAACAGGGTCCAGACAGACACGCCCACTCTGAGAGACCGTCTGAGGGGGGAGCAGTGGGCTCTGTGCTGGGGGAGACAACCTGCCGATACTGCCAG GTCATCGAGTGTCCGTTCTGCTCGTGGCCTAGCAGGCAGTACATCCTTGGGGCAGGAGCAGGCCAGAGGAGGAGGCCAGACGGGGAGGTGGGGGTGTGTGGCCTTGAGATCCCTGAGATCCACATCGATCTGGACCGCAGGACAGTGTTCGCAGAGGAGATCGTCACTACGGCAATGGAGGGGGCGAAACGAGAGCTGAGCAACACCAGCCTGAATGCTGACAGCGGGATCGGACACGACGGGCCAAGCTTTGCCGAGACTCTGACCGCAGAAATCATGACGTCCGCGCTGTCCAACGCATGCCAGACTGCCAACCTCAG CTCTCCAGGCAGGGAGGCCACAGAGTCCACGGTGTCCCAGCAGCTCAGTCTGAGTGTGGGAGATGACAGTCTGGGCAGCTGGTCCAACCTTAGCTTTGAGGACGAGCACCCCGACGAGACCAGCAGCTTCCTGCACCTCAGCGACAG